A single region of the Changchengzhania lutea genome encodes:
- a CDS encoding DUF6646 family protein gives MQIFQDNGTGLNASYDFGVGENMSLGLSSTYALGVDDALDADFGDRFDVRARFNANLGSVVNIDENFDIYPGLSFGLKNFGGHLGMRYFFTEGFGIYTEFNTPFAKYNTDRLTPDEKLHNQFTVNLGAAFNL, from the coding sequence GTGCAAATTTTTCAAGATAATGGTACAGGGCTTAACGCCAGTTACGATTTTGGTGTTGGCGAGAACATGTCTTTAGGTCTTTCGTCTACCTACGCCTTAGGTGTTGATGATGCGCTTGATGCTGATTTTGGAGATCGTTTTGATGTTAGAGCGCGTTTTAACGCCAACTTAGGCAGTGTGGTTAATATTGATGAGAATTTTGATATTTACCCAGGTTTAAGTTTTGGTTTAAAAAACTTTGGCGGCCATTTAGGGATGCGTTATTTTTTTACTGAAGGTTTCGGGATTTATACCGAATTCAATACGCCTTTTGCTAAATACAATACCGATAGATTAACGCCAGATGAAAAACTACACAACCAGTTTACCGTAAATTTAGGTGCTGCCTTTAACTTATAA
- a CDS encoding GIY-YIG nuclease family protein yields the protein MQNRLSQHYFDSQHTKKSFAGKYACIYMVYYETFKYPKLRIAREKGLKKW from the coding sequence ATCCAAAATAGATTATCTCAACATTATTTTGATAGTCAACATACTAAAAAATCTTTTGCAGGAAAATATGCATGCATCTATATGGTTTATTACGAAACATTCAAATATCCAAAATTACGGATTGCAAGAGAAAAAGGACTCAAAAAATGGTGA
- a CDS encoding T9SS type A sorting domain-containing protein, translated as MQNLTYKSSLTFLIGCLFVVSFGFGQIKLAEVNFEKSGGYSTSIPEFTDFVDPGTGTDGRDYFIRTDGANIRAEIFTNKQGSYYFTAQDHSADGRPNIARLFLNNLNVSGYSNLVFKIHLAEDDLVDGSTNHWDNPDYVHIGYDIDDTGIYSDLLWIEGSGGDNSAPRIDTDFDGTGDGTEITDEFVQFSETIGGIGSLLDIQIEFRLNAEGEDIAIDNIEIWGTLDPCGSAVTWDGSSWDNAGAGPDITTPAIINADFNTGTNGSFSACNLTVSNDSDLFIADNTFVEIQNDIRVDALSSIDIAPTGAIVQRNDFSDLINSGSMSVDKITAPMDAWYEYTYWSSPVSNETIVGAIPDSEPSRRFVYNGQDFLDATAESNNDNSSDSGQDDVDDDGNDWARVDSTTVMEAGVGYATTLTEFAYNIVPGTSNKSFRFTFTGDFHNGVYKIPVYRNDSEMADNNWNLIGNPYPSAIDADLFLEVNSAIPQDISGIDYTGIPYIDGAIFLWSQDTNFSANNNGNEALNFSASDYAIINGSGETAGGDGIQPNRFIPSGQAFFVSMSNDAPADLFSGDVYTTEVRFNNGMRTSGTTDNSQFFKNSYTKKSSTLNANKLWIDLTSDNGVYNQTLVAYINGASNDDDGAYFDARKSPSAGTSAILYTIIENSDKKFAIQGKSPHSLNEDEIIPLGFSTTIDVATLYKLSIAQLEGDFLDNNPIFLNDKLLNTVHDLSASDYSFTSEVGEFNERFEIAFTASAFSTEELRAEQHGLKIIESNGNRVQFSVNPNLNIKTVVIFDVLGRPLYNLKGTQPTETFTLSNLKNTVYIAKVTLSNGAVITKKALKK; from the coding sequence ATGCAAAACTTGACTTATAAATCATCCCTTACATTTTTAATAGGTTGCTTGTTTGTGGTGTCTTTTGGGTTTGGGCAAATAAAATTAGCTGAAGTAAATTTTGAAAAATCAGGAGGGTATTCTACAAGTATTCCAGAATTTACAGATTTTGTTGATCCTGGAACAGGAACGGATGGAAGGGATTATTTTATTAGAACAGACGGGGCTAATATTAGAGCAGAAATATTTACCAACAAACAAGGGTCTTATTATTTTACCGCCCAAGATCATAGCGCTGATGGCAGACCCAATATTGCCAGATTATTTTTAAACAATTTGAACGTAAGCGGCTATTCTAATTTAGTGTTTAAAATACATCTTGCTGAGGATGATTTAGTAGATGGAAGTACAAATCATTGGGATAACCCAGACTATGTCCATATTGGTTATGATATTGATGACACCGGAATTTATTCAGACCTTTTATGGATTGAAGGGTCTGGGGGTGACAATAGCGCACCCAGAATAGATACAGATTTTGACGGTACAGGTGATGGTACAGAAATCACGGATGAGTTCGTGCAATTCTCTGAAACCATAGGTGGTATAGGGAGTCTTTTAGACATCCAGATAGAATTTAGACTAAACGCCGAGGGAGAAGATATTGCCATCGACAATATTGAAATTTGGGGGACTTTAGACCCTTGTGGTTCAGCGGTGACTTGGGATGGTTCTTCTTGGGATAACGCTGGTGCCGGACCAGATATCACAACACCTGCAATTATTAACGCTGATTTTAACACTGGCACAAACGGAAGTTTTAGTGCTTGTAATTTAACCGTATCTAACGATTCCGATTTATTTATTGCAGATAACACTTTTGTGGAAATTCAAAATGATATAAGGGTTGATGCTTTAAGTTCTATTGATATTGCACCTACAGGTGCTATAGTTCAGAGAAATGATTTTAGTGATCTTATAAACAGCGGTTCTATGTCCGTTGACAAAATAACCGCTCCTATGGACGCTTGGTATGAATACACCTATTGGAGTTCGCCTGTTTCAAATGAAACTATTGTTGGAGCGATTCCTGACTCTGAACCTAGTAGACGTTTTGTATATAATGGGCAGGATTTTTTGGATGCCACTGCCGAATCCAATAATGACAATTCATCTGATTCCGGTCAGGACGATGTAGATGATGATGGCAATGATTGGGCACGGGTAGATAGCACGACAGTTATGGAAGCAGGCGTTGGATACGCTACTACATTAACTGAGTTTGCCTATAATATTGTGCCAGGAACATCTAATAAAAGTTTTAGATTTACTTTTACAGGTGATTTTCATAATGGTGTTTATAAAATTCCTGTATATAGAAATGACTCTGAAATGGCAGACAACAACTGGAATTTAATAGGAAACCCATATCCTTCAGCTATTGATGCGGATCTGTTTTTAGAAGTCAATAGTGCTATTCCTCAAGATATTAGCGGCATCGATTATACTGGCATCCCATATATAGATGGTGCGATTTTTTTATGGTCTCAAGACACGAATTTTTCTGCTAATAACAATGGAAATGAAGCACTAAATTTTTCAGCCTCAGACTACGCTATAATCAATGGATCGGGTGAAACTGCCGGTGGCGATGGGATACAGCCAAATCGATTTATCCCTTCGGGTCAAGCCTTTTTTGTATCCATGTCTAATGATGCCCCTGCCGATTTGTTTTCTGGAGATGTTTACACAACAGAGGTCAGGTTTAATAATGGGATGCGTACTTCTGGGACTACGGATAACAGTCAATTCTTTAAAAACTCATATACTAAAAAGAGTTCTACTTTAAATGCTAATAAATTATGGATTGATTTAACTTCTGATAATGGCGTGTATAATCAAACTCTTGTCGCTTATATAAACGGTGCTTCTAACGATGATGATGGTGCTTATTTTGATGCTCGTAAAAGTCCATCTGCTGGTACTTCTGCAATACTATATACTATTATAGAAAATTCTGATAAAAAATTCGCTATTCAAGGAAAATCACCACATAGCTTAAATGAAGATGAAATTATACCACTTGGATTTAGTACGACTATAGATGTAGCTACCTTATACAAACTATCTATTGCGCAATTAGAAGGCGACTTTTTAGACAACAATCCTATCTTTTTAAATGACAAACTTTTAAACACCGTGCATGATTTATCGGCATCAGATTATAGCTTTACATCCGAAGTCGGGGAATTTAACGAGCGTTTTGAAATCGCCTTTACTGCCAGTGCATTTTCTACCGAAGAACTCCGCGCAGAGCAGCATGGATTGAAAATTATAGAAAGTAATGGTAACCGTGTACAGTTTAGCGTAAACCCTAATCTAAACATTAAAACTGTTGTTATTTTTGATGTATTGGGCAGACCCTTGTACAATTTAAAAGGGACGCAACCTACCGAAACGTTTACCTTATCCAATTTAAAGAACACGGTTTATATTGCTAAGGTGACCTTGTCAAATGGTGCCGTGATTACTAAAAAGGCTCTAAAAAAATAA
- the bioB gene encoding biotin synthase BioB, translated as MSEIRHNWTKEDILNIYNKPLMELLYEAATIHRLHHDPNTVQVSTLLSIKTGGCPEDCGYCPQAARYHTDIEGNDLMSLQQVKAQALRAKSSGSSRVCMGAAWRNVKDGEEFDQVLEMVRTINKLDMEVCCTLGMITENQAQRLAEAGLYAYNHNLDSSEEYYKEVISTRGYEDRLETIDNVRKTNVTVCSGGIIGMGEKIEDRAGMLVTLSTLNPQPESVPINALVAVEGTPLEDQEPVSIWDMVRMVATTRIVMPETQVRLSAGRTDMTREGQAMCFFAGANSLFAGDKLLTTPNPDVNEDMKMFELLGLNPQKPFIKKMQPETVEANNSQYQALGEKPKWTRPEHAIERNEAAKAKAKTVK; from the coding sequence ATGAGCGAGATAAGACACAACTGGACTAAGGAAGATATTCTTAATATTTATAATAAACCCTTAATGGAATTGCTTTACGAAGCAGCTACCATTCACCGTTTGCACCACGATCCTAATACGGTTCAGGTGAGCACCTTGCTATCTATTAAAACGGGGGGTTGTCCAGAAGATTGTGGTTATTGTCCGCAGGCAGCACGTTATCACACCGATATTGAGGGGAATGATTTAATGTCTCTTCAGCAAGTAAAAGCGCAAGCTTTACGAGCCAAATCAAGCGGAAGCTCGCGCGTATGCATGGGTGCCGCATGGCGAAATGTAAAAGACGGCGAGGAGTTTGACCAAGTTTTAGAAATGGTACGCACCATAAACAAATTGGATATGGAAGTGTGCTGTACCTTGGGTATGATTACCGAAAACCAGGCCCAACGTTTAGCAGAAGCCGGATTATATGCTTACAACCATAACTTAGATTCCTCTGAAGAGTATTATAAAGAAGTCATTTCCACGCGAGGTTACGAAGACCGTTTAGAAACTATTGATAATGTACGTAAAACCAATGTTACAGTGTGTAGTGGCGGTATTATTGGTATGGGCGAAAAGATTGAAGACAGAGCTGGCATGTTAGTCACCTTATCAACATTAAATCCGCAGCCAGAATCAGTTCCTATTAATGCGTTGGTAGCCGTTGAAGGCACGCCTCTAGAAGACCAAGAACCTGTATCTATTTGGGATATGGTTCGTATGGTAGCTACCACTAGAATCGTGATGCCCGAAACCCAAGTACGATTAAGTGCGGGTAGAACCGACATGACCAGAGAAGGACAAGCCATGTGCTTTTTTGCTGGTGCCAATTCCCTTTTTGCAGGTGATAAATTATTAACCACACCCAATCCAGATGTGAACGAGGATATGAAAATGTTTGAGTTATTGGGCTTGAACCCGCAAAAGCCCTTCATTAAAAAAATGCAACCTGAAACCGTTGAGGCCAATAATTCTCAGTATCAAGCCTTAGGTGAAAAGCCGAAATGGACACGGCCAGAGCATGCTATTGAACGTAATGAAGCAGCAAAGGCAAAAGCTAAGACTGTTAAGTAG
- a CDS encoding regulatory protein RecX, with product MQSNKTYTLQEATKKLEHYCAYQERCHQEVRQKLVSMRMIPEAIDMIVVHLLQHNFLNEERFAKTFVSGKFRIKAWGRRRLTYELKQKDVSKVNINQALAEIPEAEYIEIFNDLAEKRAKIITEMHVMKKRKKFIDYFLYRGWESHLVYAKAHEIIK from the coding sequence ATGCAATCAAATAAAACATATACCCTACAAGAAGCTACCAAAAAACTAGAGCATTATTGTGCGTACCAAGAACGTTGTCATCAAGAAGTCAGGCAAAAATTAGTGTCTATGCGTATGATACCTGAAGCTATCGATATGATTGTAGTACACCTGTTGCAACACAACTTTCTTAACGAAGAACGTTTTGCCAAAACATTTGTAAGTGGTAAGTTTAGAATTAAGGCTTGGGGTCGACGCCGATTAACTTATGAACTAAAGCAAAAGGACGTGTCCAAAGTTAATATAAATCAGGCACTTGCAGAAATACCAGAGGCGGAGTATATCGAGATTTTTAATGATTTAGCCGAAAAAAGAGCGAAAATCATTACCGAAATGCATGTTATGAAGAAAAGAAAGAAGTTTATAGATTATTTTTTATATCGCGGTTGGGAGTCGCATTTAGTTTATGCTAAAGCACACGAAATCATCAAGTAA
- a CDS encoding cupin-like domain-containing protein → MSLNLQDIPRVHTISKANFIEYYLKPQKPVVIEHFIDDWPAYSKWNLAYMKRLGGDITVPLYDDRPVDYKDGFNEPHTKMKLGDYVDLLQREPTKYRIFLWNALKEIPQLQKDFWFPDFGLRLMKGLPMLFFGGRDAHTFMHYDIDLANIFHFHFEGKKQCILFDQKQTDYLYKIPHSLITREDIDFNNPDFDKWPALKKATGYKTELNHGETLYMPEGYWHYMRYITPGFSMSLRAIARNPKNFSKAVYNLLIMRQYDNVMRRFKGQKWIDWKNEQAIKSTNKRL, encoded by the coding sequence TTGTCCTTAAACCTTCAAGATATACCGCGCGTTCATACCATTAGTAAGGCTAATTTTATAGAGTACTACCTAAAGCCGCAAAAGCCTGTTGTGATCGAGCATTTTATTGATGATTGGCCAGCCTATAGCAAATGGAATTTAGCGTATATGAAACGTTTGGGAGGCGACATTACGGTGCCGTTATATGATGACCGCCCCGTGGATTATAAGGATGGGTTTAATGAGCCGCATACTAAAATGAAATTGGGTGATTATGTCGATTTATTACAGCGCGAACCTACCAAATACCGTATTTTTTTATGGAATGCCTTAAAGGAAATACCGCAGTTACAAAAGGATTTCTGGTTTCCGGATTTTGGTTTAAGGCTGATGAAAGGTTTGCCTATGCTATTTTTTGGAGGTCGCGATGCACACACTTTTATGCATTATGATATTGATTTAGCCAATATTTTTCATTTTCATTTTGAAGGCAAAAAACAATGTATTTTGTTTGACCAAAAGCAAACCGATTATTTATATAAAATTCCGCATTCCTTAATTACCCGCGAGGATATTGATTTTAATAATCCTGATTTTGATAAATGGCCCGCACTTAAAAAAGCCACCGGATATAAAACAGAACTCAATCATGGTGAAACGCTGTATATGCCCGAAGGCTATTGGCATTATATGCGTTACATCACACCAGGTTTTTCTATGAGCTTGCGCGCTATTGCCAGAAACCCAAAAAACTTTAGTAAGGCTGTTTATAATTTATTGATCATGCGTCAATATGATAACGTTATGCGTCGCTTTAAAGGGCAGAAATGGATAGATTGGAAAAATGAACAGGCTATAAAATCCACAAATAAACGTTTGTAA
- the bioA gene encoding adenosylmethionine--8-amino-7-oxononanoate transaminase, whose translation MNLQERDKKHLWHPLTQHKLHPDTVAITKAEGCILTDENGNEYIDAIASWYTCMFGHCHPYITSRVSKQMQQLDQVVFSGFTHKPAVKLSEALIKILPENQNKIFFSDNGSTAVEIGIKMALQFHFNKSDKRNTLIAFEDGFHGDTFGAMSVSGLSVYNGPFEDFFLDVQRIPTPNGKNHEDILDTLEAIVKTHDVAGFVYEPLVQGAAAMKMHDAEGLNAILNFCNDHDIITVADEVMTGFGKTGRHFASLYMDTKPDIICLSKALTGGLLPMALTTCSQKIYDAFYSDDLKKGLFHGHTYSANPLACTAALASIELLTSKEMQDNIARITDSHQAFGARIKNHHKVVSIRQMGIIFALDLNVEMARYGNLRDKLFQFFMDKGVFLRPLGNTIYIQAPYVITKIQLDKVYQVIEDALEIV comes from the coding sequence ATGAACTTACAAGAACGCGACAAAAAACACCTATGGCATCCCTTAACGCAACATAAGTTGCATCCCGATACCGTAGCCATAACCAAAGCCGAAGGTTGCATCCTAACAGATGAAAACGGTAACGAGTACATTGATGCTATAGCCTCTTGGTACACCTGTATGTTTGGGCATTGCCATCCGTATATTACCAGTCGAGTCTCAAAGCAAATGCAACAACTCGATCAAGTGGTGTTTAGCGGTTTTACTCATAAACCAGCTGTAAAACTTAGCGAAGCGCTTATAAAAATCCTCCCTGAGAATCAAAACAAGATTTTCTTTAGTGACAATGGTTCTACGGCTGTTGAAATTGGAATTAAAATGGCGCTACAGTTTCATTTTAATAAAAGTGATAAACGGAATACCTTAATTGCCTTTGAAGATGGATTTCATGGCGACACCTTTGGTGCCATGAGTGTTTCTGGATTATCGGTTTATAACGGCCCTTTTGAAGACTTCTTTTTAGATGTACAACGCATTCCTACCCCTAATGGCAAAAACCATGAAGACATATTAGACACTCTGGAGGCTATTGTTAAAACACATGATGTGGCAGGCTTTGTTTACGAACCTTTGGTACAAGGTGCCGCCGCCATGAAAATGCATGACGCTGAGGGTTTAAATGCTATTCTAAACTTTTGTAATGACCATGATATTATTACTGTGGCAGATGAAGTCATGACCGGTTTTGGGAAAACAGGCAGGCACTTTGCATCACTCTATATGGATACAAAACCAGATATTATCTGTTTAAGCAAAGCACTTACCGGGGGTTTATTACCTATGGCGCTTACCACCTGTTCCCAGAAAATATATGATGCCTTTTATAGCGACGACCTTAAAAAAGGACTTTTTCACGGGCACACCTATTCTGCAAATCCACTGGCTTGCACCGCTGCTTTGGCGAGTATTGAGCTTTTGACCTCGAAAGAGATGCAAGACAACATAGCCCGCATTACCGATTCACATCAAGCGTTTGGAGCACGTATAAAAAACCACCATAAAGTAGTATCTATTCGGCAAATGGGTATCATTTTCGCACTAGACCTGAATGTTGAAATGGCACGTTATGGTAACTTACGAGACAAGTTATTCCAGTTTTTTATGGATAAGGGTGTCTTTCTGCGCCCATTAGGCAATACCATATATATTCAAGCGCCATACGTGATTACTAAAATTCAATTGGATAAAGTGTATCAAGTTATTGAAGATGCTTTAGAAATAGTATAA
- a CDS encoding beta-ketoacyl synthase N-terminal-like domain-containing protein produces MDKPISITAIASISPLGKSLADTWTNYQTDSHFIKEKKFKNDPVLVAEIPKEAKQDIELLRQSDSKYKSLDNTVLYAIYASRQAVRDAGWKNTDNFGINIGSSRGATHLFETYHEDFLKNNKAKTLSSPTTTLGNISSWVAHDLQTKGPNISHSITCSTALHAVLNGIAWINSGMCRSFLVGGSEAPLTGFTIAQMQALKIYAKDTNDYPCKALDLNKTQNTMVLGEGASMACLESGRKENALAIINGMGYATEILEHNISISSDAKCFQKSMQMALGGMNPEAVDAIVMHAPGTIKGDQSEYKAIETLFKTKMPALTSNKWKIGHTFGASGMLSIELAILMLQHQTFINVPYLDNEHQPTTLNHILVNAVGFGGNAVSILLSKK; encoded by the coding sequence ATGGACAAACCAATCTCTATAACGGCTATAGCATCTATTTCCCCCTTGGGAAAATCATTGGCCGACACTTGGACGAATTATCAAACGGACAGCCATTTTATCAAAGAAAAAAAGTTTAAAAATGATCCTGTTTTAGTCGCTGAAATTCCAAAAGAAGCAAAACAAGACATTGAATTATTAAGACAATCTGACAGCAAATATAAATCGCTTGACAATACGGTTTTATATGCCATTTACGCCTCTAGACAAGCCGTAAGAGATGCCGGTTGGAAAAATACAGACAATTTTGGTATCAATATCGGCTCATCAAGGGGCGCGACACATCTCTTTGAAACCTATCACGAAGATTTTCTTAAAAATAACAAGGCCAAAACCCTAAGTTCGCCAACCACAACTTTAGGGAATATCTCATCTTGGGTGGCTCATGATTTACAAACTAAGGGCCCAAACATTAGCCATTCTATTACCTGTTCAACGGCATTGCATGCGGTACTAAACGGAATTGCTTGGATAAATTCTGGCATGTGCCGTTCCTTTTTGGTTGGCGGCAGTGAAGCGCCATTAACAGGGTTTACTATTGCGCAAATGCAAGCTTTAAAAATTTATGCTAAAGACACTAATGACTATCCGTGCAAAGCCTTAGACCTGAACAAAACCCAAAACACGATGGTATTGGGAGAAGGCGCTTCTATGGCCTGTTTAGAATCTGGCAGAAAAGAAAATGCCTTAGCTATTATTAATGGTATGGGTTATGCCACCGAAATTCTTGAACATAACATCTCCATTTCAAGCGATGCCAAATGTTTTCAAAAATCCATGCAAATGGCATTGGGCGGCATGAATCCGGAGGCCGTTGATGCTATTGTAATGCATGCTCCAGGGACTATAAAAGGCGATCAATCGGAATATAAGGCCATTGAAACCCTATTTAAAACAAAGATGCCCGCTTTAACTTCCAATAAATGGAAAATAGGGCACACCTTTGGTGCTTCTGGAATGTTGAGCATAGAATTGGCGATTTTAATGTTACAACATCAAACCTTTATAAACGTGCCCTATTTAGATAACGAGCACCAACCGACCACACTCAATCATATTTTAGTGAATGCCGTAGGTTTTGGCGGAAATGCCGTGAGTATTTTGTTATCTAAAAAATAA